The Gemmatimonadota bacterium genome has a segment encoding these proteins:
- the trpD gene encoding anthranilate phosphoribosyltransferase, giving the protein MTTPASVPAPAVRHALGLLAAGHGLSEEEAARAFGEIMAGAAGPASLGALLLALRTRGESAEEIAGAVRALRDAMRRVDHPTPESLVDTCGTGGGKVTTLNLSTAAAFVAAGAGVPVAKHGNRSFTSKSGSADVLEALGVGIELTPERAAEVLATTGIVFLYAPSYHPAMRHVAPVRRELGVPTVMNLVGPLANPALAGRQVVGVADIDRAPRMAGALARLGSVHALVVHAEIGMDEIAPMGETAVWEVRHGGVREWRLDPARFGLAAPSLDGLGGGSPADNAGVIQRLLDGEAMPAAVASAVLLNAAAAIYVSGVVDTMEAAVDAARTSLRERRGAERLAALHAATR; this is encoded by the coding sequence ATGACCACTCCCGCTTCCGTTCCGGCCCCGGCTGTTCGCCATGCCCTCGGCCTCCTTGCTGCCGGCCATGGCCTGAGTGAGGAGGAGGCCGCGCGTGCCTTCGGCGAGATCATGGCGGGGGCCGCCGGGCCGGCTTCGCTCGGCGCCCTCCTGCTGGCCCTGCGGACCAGGGGGGAAAGCGCCGAGGAGATCGCCGGTGCGGTCCGGGCACTGCGCGATGCCATGCGCCGTGTCGACCACCCGACACCGGAATCCCTGGTCGACACCTGCGGCACGGGGGGCGGGAAAGTCACCACGCTCAACCTCTCGACGGCGGCGGCATTCGTGGCGGCCGGGGCGGGGGTTCCGGTCGCGAAGCATGGCAACCGCTCCTTCACCTCGAAGTCCGGTTCGGCCGATGTTCTCGAGGCATTGGGAGTCGGCATCGAATTGACGCCGGAGCGCGCGGCGGAAGTCCTCGCGACCACCGGCATCGTCTTCCTGTACGCCCCGAGTTACCACCCCGCGATGCGCCACGTCGCGCCGGTGCGTCGGGAGCTTGGCGTCCCGACCGTGATGAACCTGGTCGGCCCCCTCGCCAACCCGGCCCTCGCCGGTCGCCAAGTCGTGGGTGTTGCCGATATCGACCGCGCGCCGAGGATGGCCGGGGCATTGGCGCGGCTCGGGTCGGTCCACGCGTTGGTCGTGCACGCGGAGATCGGCATGGATGAGATCGCGCCGATGGGGGAGACCGCCGTCTGGGAAGTGCGGCACGGTGGCGTGCGGGAATGGCGCCTCGATCCGGCACGCTTCGGCCTCGCGGCGCCGTCGCTGGATGGGCTTGGTGGTGGATCGCCAGCGGACAATGCGGGGGTGATCCAGCGGCTGCTGGACGGAGAAGCGATGCCCGCCGCGGTGGCGTCGGCGGTGCTGCTCAACGCCGCGGCGGCGATCTACGTCAGCGGGGTGGTGGACACGATGGAAGCCGCGGTGGATGCAGCGCGCACGTCATTGCGTGAACGCCGCGGTGCGGAGCGGCTGGCGGCCCTGCACGCCGCCACGCGCTAG
- a CDS encoding HEAT repeat domain-containing protein, with protein sequence MTSPLVAPPAPTDVRVVEELLRALAKGQRALQMYLPNNPVYQRSIEQVAEAFGPVWGVTGRLVLDLQDGELQWEGVSLQYGASRAEGFAAQLHQDGLRRLVLLPGVESEEITRFLAVMNRARLLPKDASDDLLTLLWEQQFVLIAYTFVEALSDGVEFLQSGGAPDAAQDPGAVREKVEQDPGGAVAPADLDAAPFFLDEAELRLMQSELEEEYRRDIRTAAIDALLDVLEGQREPAVRREVVALLEDVLPSQLAVGGFRAVARILRELRVIAVRAAGLEQSLHDAILSFEERLSQPDILEQLFRTLEDPATRPAEDEIGEVLRELKPGALPIVLVHLGRSIAPEIRRALLPSVEQLARSRPQALQEVLDAGSSDAVEPAIDLVARLGLNALVPSVAARLVDGTVGVRVAALNALGGFGTPSAITAIESALADEERTVRQTALTILLTRGGSGGTLAKLESLLFTGKDQDWERSERRALFEAYGQLAGPPAIARLRDLIAPRGLLRRKELPDVRACAIFALAKIRTFEARLVVDQFTADKEAIVRSAANAVLRDWLA encoded by the coding sequence GTGACCTCGCCCCTGGTCGCACCGCCGGCACCCACCGATGTGCGGGTGGTCGAGGAGTTGCTGCGGGCGCTCGCGAAGGGTCAGCGGGCGCTGCAGATGTATCTCCCCAACAACCCCGTCTACCAGCGATCGATCGAGCAGGTGGCCGAGGCGTTCGGACCGGTGTGGGGCGTGACGGGGCGGCTGGTGCTGGACCTGCAGGACGGTGAGCTGCAGTGGGAGGGCGTGTCGCTGCAATACGGGGCGTCGCGCGCGGAAGGGTTCGCGGCGCAGCTGCATCAGGACGGATTGCGCCGGCTGGTCCTGCTGCCCGGTGTCGAGTCGGAGGAGATCACCCGCTTTCTCGCGGTGATGAATCGCGCCCGGCTGTTGCCGAAGGATGCGAGTGACGATCTCCTCACGCTGCTCTGGGAGCAGCAGTTCGTGCTGATCGCCTACACCTTCGTCGAGGCGCTCAGCGACGGCGTCGAGTTCCTGCAATCAGGCGGCGCACCAGACGCCGCGCAGGATCCCGGGGCCGTCCGCGAAAAGGTGGAGCAGGATCCGGGCGGCGCGGTGGCGCCGGCCGATCTGGACGCGGCACCGTTCTTCCTCGACGAGGCCGAGTTGCGCTTGATGCAGAGCGAGCTTGAGGAAGAGTATCGCCGCGACATTCGCACCGCCGCCATCGATGCGCTGCTCGACGTCCTCGAGGGACAACGCGAGCCGGCGGTGCGGCGTGAGGTCGTCGCGCTGCTCGAGGACGTCTTGCCGTCCCAACTGGCGGTGGGTGGCTTTCGTGCCGTCGCCCGCATCCTCAGGGAATTGCGCGTCATCGCGGTGCGGGCGGCCGGCCTGGAACAGTCGCTGCACGATGCCATCCTTTCCTTCGAAGAGCGACTCTCCCAACCCGACATTCTCGAGCAGCTCTTCCGCACCCTCGAAGATCCCGCGACCCGGCCGGCCGAAGACGAGATCGGCGAGGTGTTGCGGGAACTCAAGCCTGGCGCACTGCCGATCGTGCTGGTGCACCTCGGCCGGAGCATCGCCCCGGAGATCCGCCGGGCGCTCCTCCCGAGTGTCGAACAGCTGGCGCGGAGCCGCCCGCAGGCACTGCAGGAAGTGCTTGATGCCGGAAGCAGCGACGCCGTCGAGCCGGCGATCGACCTGGTCGCCCGGCTCGGCCTGAACGCGCTGGTGCCGTCGGTCGCCGCGCGCCTCGTGGATGGCACGGTCGGCGTGCGCGTCGCGGCACTGAACGCGCTTGGCGGCTTTGGCACGCCGTCGGCGATCACGGCCATCGAGTCGGCCCTGGCCGATGAGGAGCGCACCGTCCGCCAGACCGCGCTGACCATCCTGCTCACGCGCGGCGGCTCCGGGGGCACGCTGGCGAAGCTCGAGTCGCTGCTCTTCACGGGGAAGGACCAGGACTGGGAGCGCAGCGAGCGGCGCGCCCTCTTCGAAGCGTATGGGCAGCTGGCTGGTCCGCCAGCGATCGCCCGGTTGCGGGACTTGATCGCCCCGCGCGGCCTGCTGCGACGCAAGGAGCTGCCGGACGTGCGGGCCTGCGCCATCTTCGCGCTGGCCAAGATCCGCACCTTCGAAGCGCGTCTCGTGGTCGACCAGTTCACGGCCGACAAGGAAGCGATCGTGCGCAGCGCCGCCAACGCCGTGCTCCGGGACTGGCTCGCATGA
- the trpB gene encoding tryptophan synthase subunit beta, giving the protein MRVTLTLPPESSVAGRFGPYGGRYVPETLVAALDDLTALYDSVRHDPSFWAEYQALLEEIVGRPSRLTDAPRFSEAAGVRVLLKREDLNHTGAHKINNTIGQALLARRMGKRRIIAETGAGQHGVATATICARFGLECVVYMGEEDVARQNLNVYRMQLLGATVVPVTSGTRTLKDATNEALRDWVTNVPTTHYIIGSVVGPDPFPRMVRDFQSVIGQESRAQVLTKLGRLPSTVVACVGGGSNAMGMFAGFLDDADVALVGVEAAGEGIASGHHSATLSAGRPGVLHGTLSYLLQDADGQVSPAHSVSAGLDYPGVGPEHSYLRDTRRVAYHAVGDDEALAAFQSFTRMEGIIPALETAHAIAWIQGQRGQWHADDLVLLCLSGRGDKDVAHVAAVLEARR; this is encoded by the coding sequence TTGCGCGTGACGCTCACCCTGCCGCCTGAATCCTCGGTCGCTGGTCGTTTCGGACCGTACGGCGGACGCTACGTCCCTGAGACGCTGGTTGCCGCGCTCGACGACTTGACCGCGCTCTACGACAGCGTGCGTCACGATCCGTCCTTCTGGGCGGAGTATCAGGCCCTGCTGGAGGAGATCGTCGGTCGGCCGTCGCGGCTGACGGATGCGCCGCGGTTCAGCGAGGCGGCGGGGGTTCGCGTCCTGCTGAAGCGCGAGGATCTCAATCACACCGGCGCCCACAAGATCAACAACACGATTGGCCAGGCGTTGCTGGCGCGGCGGATGGGGAAGCGGCGCATCATCGCGGAGACCGGGGCGGGGCAGCACGGCGTGGCGACGGCCACGATCTGTGCGCGCTTCGGTCTCGAGTGTGTGGTCTACATGGGCGAGGAGGATGTCGCTCGGCAGAACCTGAACGTCTACCGGATGCAGTTGCTTGGCGCGACGGTCGTCCCGGTGACTTCCGGGACGCGCACGCTCAAGGACGCCACCAACGAAGCGCTCCGCGACTGGGTCACCAACGTCCCCACGACGCATTACATCATCGGCTCGGTCGTGGGTCCGGACCCGTTCCCGCGCATGGTTCGCGATTTCCAGTCGGTGATCGGCCAGGAATCGCGCGCCCAGGTGCTGACAAAGCTCGGGCGCCTGCCCAGCACGGTGGTGGCCTGCGTCGGCGGCGGGTCGAACGCGATGGGAATGTTCGCCGGCTTTCTGGATGATGCCGACGTCGCCCTGGTCGGCGTCGAGGCTGCGGGCGAGGGGATCGCCAGCGGCCATCACAGCGCGACGCTCTCTGCTGGCCGCCCCGGTGTCCTGCACGGCACGTTGTCGTACCTGCTCCAGGACGCGGATGGCCAAGTGTCACCGGCCCACTCGGTGTCGGCGGGACTCGACTATCCGGGCGTCGGCCCCGAGCACAGCTACCTGCGCGACACGCGCCGTGTTGCGTACCATGCCGTGGGCGACGACGAGGCCCTGGCCGCCTTCCAGTCCTTCACGCGGATGGAAGGAATCATCCCGGCGCTCGAGACGGCCCATGCCATCGCGTGGATTCAGGGGCAGCGCGGACAGTGGCACGCCGACGATCTGGTCCTGCTCTGCCTCAGCGGGCGCGGCGACAAGGACGTGGCGCATGTGGCGGCCGTGCTCGAGGCGCGCCGGTGA
- a CDS encoding adenylosuccinate lyase has translation MTDARWQSPLSGRYASPAMLHLWSEPYRIGRWRRVWLALAESEQALGLEIPDAALAAMRAHLDDADLAVAAAYEKRFRHDVMAHVHALGEQAPAARAHLHLGATSAFVTDNADVLVMRDGLALILGRLLDVVGHLRTFAERHAALPCLAYTHFQPAQLTTVGKRATLWAQDFALDIEAVVHRLATLRLRGCKGTTGTQASFLELFNGDHAKVRELEQRITEALGLPRAFAVTGQTYPRKADAQILDALSGIAQSAAKFGSDIRLLQHEGELLEPFESEQIGSSAMAYKRNPMRAERIGALSRHVISLQANGAHTATAQWLERTLDDSANRRLTLPEAFLAVDAILLLAGNIAQGLEVREAVIARHVREQMPFMATERWLMLGVQAGGDRQALHEVVRSHAMTVHAAVAGGAPNDLMDRLAADPAFAGIDQTRLAAELDPARYTGRSREQVAEFVTEYLDPLIGEARPYAAAAEHAELRV, from the coding sequence ATGACCGACGCCCGCTGGCAGTCCCCGCTTTCCGGCCGCTACGCGTCTCCGGCGATGCTCCACCTCTGGAGCGAGCCCTATCGCATCGGCCGTTGGCGCCGTGTGTGGCTCGCGCTGGCCGAGTCGGAGCAGGCCCTCGGGTTGGAGATTCCCGACGCCGCCCTTGCGGCGATGCGGGCGCATCTCGACGACGCCGACCTCGCCGTCGCGGCCGCGTACGAGAAGCGCTTCCGCCACGACGTGATGGCACACGTGCACGCCTTGGGCGAGCAGGCCCCGGCGGCGCGCGCCCACCTGCACCTCGGCGCGACGTCCGCGTTCGTCACCGACAACGCCGATGTGCTCGTCATGCGCGACGGCCTGGCGCTGATCCTCGGCCGATTGCTCGACGTGGTCGGCCACCTGCGCACGTTTGCCGAACGCCACGCCGCCCTGCCCTGCCTGGCGTACACGCACTTTCAGCCAGCCCAGCTCACCACGGTCGGCAAGCGCGCGACCCTCTGGGCACAGGACTTCGCCCTCGACATCGAGGCTGTCGTCCATCGTCTCGCGACGCTGCGGCTCCGAGGCTGCAAGGGCACGACCGGCACGCAGGCCTCCTTCCTCGAGCTCTTCAATGGCGACCACGCCAAGGTCCGCGAGCTGGAGCAGCGGATCACCGAGGCACTCGGCCTGCCGCGTGCGTTCGCCGTCACCGGCCAGACCTACCCGCGGAAGGCCGATGCGCAGATCCTCGATGCCTTGAGTGGCATTGCCCAGTCGGCGGCGAAGTTCGGCTCGGACATCCGGCTGCTCCAGCATGAAGGCGAGCTGCTCGAGCCGTTCGAATCGGAGCAGATCGGATCGAGCGCGATGGCGTACAAGCGCAACCCGATGCGCGCCGAACGGATCGGGGCGTTGTCGCGTCACGTCATCTCGTTGCAGGCCAACGGCGCACACACCGCAACGGCGCAGTGGCTGGAGCGGACACTCGATGACTCGGCCAATCGCCGCTTGACGTTGCCGGAAGCGTTCCTCGCCGTCGATGCCATCCTGCTCCTCGCCGGCAACATCGCTCAGGGCCTCGAGGTGCGAGAGGCTGTGATCGCCCGCCATGTCCGCGAGCAGATGCCCTTCATGGCCACCGAACGGTGGTTGATGCTCGGCGTACAGGCGGGCGGCGATCGCCAGGCGCTCCACGAAGTGGTGCGCAGTCACGCCATGACGGTCCACGCGGCCGTCGCCGGCGGCGCGCCGAACGACCTGATGGATCGTCTCGCCGCCGACCCGGCGTTCGCCGGCATCGACCAGACCCGCCTCGCGGCCGAACTGGACCCCGCACGTTACACGGGGCGCTCCCGCGAACAGGTCGCCGAGTTCGTCACCGAATACCTCGATCCGCTCATCGGCGAGGCCCGTCCGTACGCCGCCGCCGCGGAGCACGCGGAACTGCGCGTATGA
- a CDS encoding phosphatidylserine decarboxylase family protein, which translates to MRVAPEGLPFIAIAWVIAAALFGLGLPVAGLVWLPIAIWVVAFFRDPVRTGRRGDDVVIAPADGKVVSIIPIHEPHVIGGTATRVSIFMNVFNVHVNRYPSNGTITFRRYTPGKFFNAADEKAAIENEQSDIGLTTPRGSLLVRQIAGLIARRIITDHAEGRSVVQGERLGLIRFGSRVDVFFPPGVRILVKEGDVTQAGVTAIAEWT; encoded by the coding sequence ATGCGCGTTGCGCCGGAAGGACTGCCATTCATCGCGATCGCCTGGGTGATCGCCGCCGCACTCTTCGGCCTCGGCCTCCCGGTGGCCGGCCTCGTCTGGCTGCCGATCGCCATCTGGGTCGTCGCCTTCTTCCGCGACCCGGTCCGGACCGGTCGTCGCGGCGATGACGTGGTGATCGCGCCGGCCGATGGCAAGGTGGTCAGCATCATCCCGATCCACGAGCCGCACGTGATCGGGGGGACGGCCACCCGCGTCTCGATCTTCATGAACGTCTTCAACGTCCACGTGAACCGATACCCGAGCAATGGCACCATCACGTTCCGTCGCTACACCCCGGGCAAGTTCTTCAACGCCGCGGACGAAAAGGCTGCGATCGAGAATGAGCAGAGCGACATCGGACTGACCACCCCGCGCGGCTCCCTGTTGGTGCGGCAGATCGCCGGGCTGATTGCGCGACGGATCATCACCGACCACGCCGAGGGTCGATCGGTGGTGCAGGGCGAACGCCTCGGCCTCATCCGATTCGGCTCGCGCGTGGATGTCTTCTTCCCGCCGGGCGTCCGCATCCTCGTCAAGGAAGGAGACGTGACGCAGGCTGGCGTCACGGCGATTGCCGAATGGACCTGA
- the lexA gene encoding transcriptional repressor LexA, with protein sequence MTLSPLTPKQRKMLDFLSEAITQQGYAPSFEEIAEKFNYQSLATVHEHLTTLQRKGYIRRNYNESRAIEVLPPRGSSGATDIPLLGSVAAGYPIESMMSGEVVQVPDVMLPRRGPNYALRVRGESMIDEQICDGDLVVVNGRDSADNGEMVIALVNGNEATVKRFYREPGGWIRLQPANTAMRPLRYQEDDVLIQGIVVGVIRKF encoded by the coding sequence ATGACGCTCTCACCGCTGACGCCGAAGCAACGCAAGATGCTCGATTTCCTCTCCGAGGCCATCACCCAACAGGGATATGCGCCGTCGTTCGAGGAGATCGCCGAGAAGTTCAACTACCAGTCGCTGGCGACTGTCCACGAGCACCTGACCACGCTGCAGCGAAAAGGCTACATCCGCCGCAACTACAACGAGAGTCGGGCGATCGAAGTGCTGCCGCCGCGAGGCAGCAGCGGCGCCACCGACATCCCGTTGCTCGGTTCCGTCGCCGCCGGGTACCCGATCGAGTCGATGATGAGCGGGGAGGTCGTCCAGGTCCCCGATGTCATGCTCCCCCGCCGCGGCCCGAACTATGCCCTGCGTGTTCGCGGCGAATCGATGATTGACGAACAGATCTGCGATGGCGACCTGGTCGTCGTCAATGGCCGGGATTCCGCCGACAACGGCGAGATGGTGATCGCCCTCGTGAATGGCAACGAGGCCACCGTCAAGCGCTTCTACCGCGAACCGGGCGGTTGGATCCGACTGCAGCCTGCGAACACTGCGATGCGCCCGCTCCGGTACCAGGAAGACGACGTCCTGATCCAGGGGATCGTCGTCGGCGTGATCCGGAAGTTCTAG
- the truA gene encoding tRNA pseudouridine(38-40) synthase TruA, whose amino-acid sequence MGRALLLTLEFDGSAFFGWQRQPDRRTVQQVVEEALGRLAGMPCTAIAAGRTDTGVHALAMPVSTTMPEQWTAEALLRALNAVLPRDVAVSEIRAIASGRDARRAADSRRYRYDVGVDAASRSPFRGRTEWALGRPVDLALLQRAASVLEGEHEFLAFMVTGEPKPHYRCRIIEAAWSAPETGRLRFTVAADRFLHHMVRMLVGTMVEIGQGRRPESDMARLLTMTHNADTSAPAPAAGLSFLSATYPATYFLGERAAW is encoded by the coding sequence ATGGGACGCGCGCTGCTGCTCACGCTGGAGTTCGACGGATCCGCCTTTTTCGGGTGGCAGCGCCAGCCTGATCGACGGACGGTGCAGCAGGTCGTCGAGGAAGCATTGGGTCGGCTGGCCGGGATGCCGTGCACCGCAATTGCGGCGGGGCGGACCGACACCGGCGTTCATGCGTTGGCCATGCCGGTCTCGACAACGATGCCCGAGCAGTGGACCGCCGAGGCGTTGCTCCGTGCCCTGAACGCCGTGCTGCCTCGCGACGTCGCCGTGTCGGAGATCCGGGCCATCGCCTCCGGCCGTGATGCCCGGCGAGCCGCCGACTCGCGCCGGTATCGGTATGACGTCGGCGTTGACGCTGCGAGTCGCTCGCCATTCCGGGGGCGGACCGAATGGGCGCTGGGGCGTCCGGTCGATCTCGCGCTGCTGCAACGGGCCGCATCGGTCCTGGAAGGCGAGCATGAATTCCTCGCCTTCATGGTGACCGGCGAACCGAAGCCGCACTACCGCTGCCGTATCATCGAGGCCGCGTGGTCGGCACCGGAGACCGGGCGTCTCCGCTTTACCGTGGCCGCCGACCGCTTCCTCCACCACATGGTGCGCATGCTGGTTGGCACCATGGTGGAGATCGGCCAAGGACGACGACCGGAGAGCGACATGGCCCGACTGTTGACGATGACCCACAACGCCGACACCAGTGCACCGGCGCCGGCGGCTGGCTTGAGTTTTCTGTCCGCGACGTACCCCGCGACTTACTTCCTCGGAGAGCGTGCCGCGTGGTGA
- the trpC gene encoding indole-3-glycerol phosphate synthase TrpC, translating into MPVLDSIIASTRATLPALQARQAELEHAAAFAPPPPSFVHSLRRPTVALIAEVKRRSPSAGAINAALDPATLAQAYAAGGAAAISVLTDGPFFGGSLADLEAVTRAVVVPALRKDFILDRCQLLEARASGASAVLLIVRVLDDATLRSLHRAADDLGLGVLVETHTAVEIRRAIDAGAAVIGVNARDLDDFSIDREAAWRLLMEVPATLLAVAESGMASPDDVATAAAAGADAVLIGGALAAHGTPEAAARSMAGIARCGR; encoded by the coding sequence ATGCCAGTCCTCGATTCCATCATCGCCAGCACCCGTGCGACCCTCCCGGCCCTCCAGGCGCGCCAGGCGGAGCTTGAGCACGCGGCAGCCTTCGCCCCGCCGCCCCCCTCCTTCGTCCACAGCCTGCGCCGACCGACCGTCGCCCTGATCGCCGAGGTGAAGCGCCGTTCGCCGTCGGCCGGGGCGATCAACGCCGCGCTCGACCCGGCCACGCTCGCCCAGGCGTACGCGGCGGGTGGGGCGGCGGCCATTTCGGTCTTGACCGACGGCCCGTTCTTTGGCGGGTCGCTGGCCGACCTCGAGGCGGTCACCCGGGCGGTCGTGGTCCCGGCCCTGCGGAAGGACTTCATCCTGGATCGGTGCCAATTGCTCGAAGCCCGCGCTTCCGGGGCGTCTGCTGTGCTCCTGATCGTGCGTGTCCTGGACGATGCCACCCTCCGATCCCTTCACCGTGCGGCCGATGATCTGGGGCTCGGTGTGCTGGTGGAGACGCACACCGCGGTAGAGATCCGGCGAGCGATTGATGCCGGGGCGGCGGTCATCGGCGTGAACGCCCGCGACCTCGATGATTTCTCCATCGATCGCGAGGCGGCGTGGCGGTTGCTCATGGAGGTCCCGGCCACGCTGCTCGCCGTGGCTGAAAGTGGCATGGCCTCGCCGGACGACGTCGCGACGGCGGCCGCCGCCGGCGCCGACGCGGTGCTGATCGGGGGCGCACTGGCCGCGCACGGCACACCGGAAGCGGCGGCACGCAGCATGGCGGGGATCGCACGCTGTGGCCGTTGA
- a CDS encoding phosphoribosylaminoimidazolesuccinocarboxamide synthase → MTAPMVQSQLPLPLWRRGKVREVYEVDEARLLLVASDRVSAFDVVMAEPVPDKGRVLTQLSAFWFQRLGNLTPSHFLTADTDAILVEVPALAAHRAEIAGRAMLVRRTAPVAFECVVRGYLSGSAWQEYRKSGTLAGEPLRPGLIESSHLEPPIFSPASKAESGHDENVTFGTMRAALGADLADALRDLSLAIYAAGRLTAAERGLIIADTKFEFGLDITGHPILIDEVLTPDSSRFWEATAWTPGSTPPSFDKQPLRDYLASEREAGRWNGDAPPPPLPEHVIRATTTRYREAYHRLTGHELPEDR, encoded by the coding sequence ATGACCGCCCCCATGGTGCAGAGCCAGCTTCCGCTCCCGTTGTGGCGTCGTGGCAAGGTTCGCGAAGTCTACGAAGTCGACGAGGCGCGACTGCTGCTGGTTGCCAGCGATCGCGTCTCGGCGTTCGACGTCGTCATGGCCGAGCCGGTCCCCGACAAGGGCCGGGTCCTCACGCAGCTGTCGGCCTTCTGGTTCCAACGGCTGGGCAACCTCACACCGTCGCATTTCCTCACGGCCGACACCGACGCGATTCTCGTTGAGGTGCCAGCACTCGCCGCGCACCGTGCGGAGATCGCCGGCCGCGCCATGCTGGTGCGTCGCACCGCGCCGGTGGCGTTTGAATGCGTCGTGCGCGGTTACCTCTCGGGCTCGGCGTGGCAGGAGTATCGCAAATCCGGCACCCTTGCCGGCGAGCCGTTGCGCCCCGGCCTGATCGAGTCGTCCCACCTGGAGCCGCCGATCTTCTCACCGGCCAGCAAGGCGGAGTCGGGACACGACGAGAATGTCACCTTCGGCACGATGCGCGCCGCGCTGGGCGCCGACCTGGCCGATGCGCTGCGGGATCTCTCGCTGGCGATCTACGCCGCGGGCCGGCTCACTGCCGCCGAACGCGGACTGATCATTGCCGACACCAAGTTCGAGTTCGGCCTCGACATCACGGGGCACCCGATCCTCATCGACGAAGTGCTGACGCCGGACTCGTCACGCTTCTGGGAAGCAACGGCGTGGACTCCGGGGAGCACGCCACCGAGCTTCGACAAGCAGCCGTTGCGGGACTATCTCGCCAGCGAACGGGAGGCAGGCCGCTGGAATGGCGACGCGCCACCCCCGCCGCTGCCCGAGCACGTGATCCGCGCCACCACGACGCGCTACCGCGAGGCGTACCACCGACTGACGGGCCACGAATTGCCCGAGGACCGCTGA
- a CDS encoding trypsin-like peptidase domain-containing protein, which produces MTRRIGALLLALVAAACRGEATANAQQSTPTAPRPAAPLDASRRTAIVDASARVAPAVVSVRVTLPTPRPSQWDLFTGNQPGTPQSFGTGFILRADGIVVTNQHVVANAQQVTVTLADGTDVEGRVLGEDPLTDIAVIKIERKGLPIVQVGRSSDLMIGEWSIALGNPYSYLLGNAEPTVTAGVISATGRNILPTGEQNGLYLDMIQTDAAINPGNSGGPLVNALGEVIGVNSSIFSNSGGSVGLGFAIPIERAVRVAEEIVRNGTVRRAWVGLDVAQASEMGEWKRTGGVAVASVAPGGPAAKAGLRNGDVLVKANGRVLRNSLDWESVKLDLHVGDPITITVQSAGQTAEKRLVSSDLPTATATRVRFGGLDLVTVTPAVRAELGIRSEGGAAITKVPSELARETGLREGDVIVSLNRTPVRRAEDLARLLDGMRAGTSFQLVIERRGTLYPLNLRI; this is translated from the coding sequence GTGACCCGCCGTATCGGAGCCCTGCTCCTCGCACTCGTGGCCGCCGCCTGTCGCGGCGAGGCCACCGCCAATGCCCAGCAATCGACGCCGACCGCCCCGCGCCCGGCCGCACCGCTTGATGCCTCACGACGCACGGCGATCGTCGATGCCTCCGCCCGCGTGGCCCCGGCTGTCGTGTCCGTACGGGTGACGCTGCCGACCCCGCGTCCCTCGCAGTGGGATCTCTTCACCGGCAACCAGCCGGGCACGCCGCAGAGCTTCGGCACCGGCTTCATCCTGCGCGCCGACGGCATCGTCGTCACCAACCAGCACGTCGTCGCCAACGCCCAGCAGGTGACCGTCACGCTGGCCGACGGGACCGACGTCGAGGGGCGCGTGCTGGGCGAGGATCCACTCACCGACATCGCGGTCATCAAGATCGAGCGCAAGGGACTCCCGATCGTGCAAGTCGGGCGATCGAGCGACCTGATGATCGGCGAATGGTCGATCGCGCTCGGCAATCCCTACAGCTACCTCCTCGGCAACGCGGAACCGACCGTCACGGCCGGGGTGATCAGTGCCACGGGGCGCAACATCCTGCCGACGGGTGAGCAGAACGGCCTGTACCTCGACATGATCCAGACCGACGCCGCGATCAATCCGGGCAATTCCGGCGGCCCGCTGGTCAACGCTCTCGGCGAAGTCATCGGCGTCAATTCCTCGATCTTTTCGAACAGCGGCGGCAGCGTCGGGCTCGGCTTCGCCATCCCGATCGAGCGGGCGGTGCGCGTGGCGGAAGAGATCGTCCGCAACGGCACCGTGCGTCGCGCATGGGTCGGGCTGGATGTGGCGCAGGCGAGCGAGATGGGCGAATGGAAGCGCACCGGTGGCGTTGCGGTCGCGAGCGTGGCCCCGGGCGGACCGGCGGCCAAGGCTGGTCTCCGCAACGGTGACGTCCTGGTGAAGGCCAACGGTCGCGTCCTGCGCAATTCGCTCGATTGGGAATCGGTGAAGCTCGATCTCCACGTCGGCGACCCGATCACCATCACGGTGCAGAGCGCGGGGCAGACGGCCGAGAAGCGACTGGTCTCCTCCGACCTGCCCACGGCCACGGCGACCCGCGTCCGCTTTGGTGGCCTCGACCTGGTGACCGTGACCCCCGCGGTGCGCGCCGAGCTGGGCATCCGCAGCGAGGGTGGCGCGGCGATCACGAAGGTACCGTCCGAACTCGCCCGCGAAACCGGGCTGCGCGAGGGTGACGTGATCGTCAGCCTCAACAGGACGCCGGTGCGCCGCGCAGAGGATCTCGCGCGGCTCCTTGACGGCATGCGGGCCGGCACGTCGTTCCAGTTGGTGATCGAACGTCGCGGCACGCTCTATCCCTTGAACCTGCGGATCTGA